From the Thermodesulfobacteriota bacterium genome, the window AAAGAGAAACGGTTTAATCTTCTGTGTTGATGCGGCCCAAACCGCAGGAAGCCTAACGATAGATGTGGAAAAATTGGGTATCGATGTCCTTTTTTTCACAGGTCACAAATCCCTCTTTGGCCCGCAAGGTACAGGAGGTCTCTACATAAGGAAGGGACTGGAGTATGAAATAGAGCCTCAAGAAGAGGGAGGAACGGGAAGCAGATCAGAATTCGAAGAGCATCCAGATTTTATGCCTGACCGTTTTGAGGCAGGAACACCAAATACAGTTGGAATCGCTGGACTTTTGGCATCGTTGAAATTTTTAAAGGATCACGGGATAGAAAAGATAAGGGAAAAGGAGCTAAAACTCACAGATAAGATACTAGCAAAGTTGAGTGCTATTAGAGGCGTAAAGATATACGGCCCAAAAGACCCAGAAAGGATGATACCTATAATCTCCTTTAGCGTAGAGGGCATCTCTCCTTCCGATATCTCTTTAAGACTGGATGAAGAGTTCAACATAATGACAAGACCTGGACTTCATTGCTCGCCATCTGCCCACAAAACTATAGGGACCTTTCCTCAAGGAACCGTAAGACTCTCTTTGGGTCTTTTCACAGACGAAGGAGAGATTGATTTTGTGGTAGAGGCCATAAAGAAGATCGTGAAAGGCTAGGAGACGATAAGTTCCAAAAGCGC encodes:
- a CDS encoding aminotransferase class V-fold PLP-dependent enzyme, with protein sequence MVYLDNAATSWPKPQTVIEAMVSFMERIGANPGRSGHRLSLEAARIIFEARELLANIFGVSDPNRIVFTKNATEAINIVLKGLLKPGDHVITSSMEHNSVMRPLRSLERKGVSVSVVRCFQDGSIRVEDIEREIKFNTKAVIVTHASNVTGTLMPIKEISERIKRNGLIFCVDAAQTAGSLTIDVEKLGIDVLFFTGHKSLFGPQGTGGLYIRKGLEYEIEPQEEGGTGSRSEFEEHPDFMPDRFEAGTPNTVGIAGLLASLKFLKDHGIEKIREKELKLTDKILAKLSAIRGVKIYGPKDPERMIPIISFSVEGISPSDISLRLDEEFNIMTRPGLHCSPSAHKTIGTFPQGTVRLSLGLFTDEGEIDFVVEAIKKIVKG